Genomic window (Chitinophagales bacterium):
AAATCTCTGGCATACAATTAGTATATAAAGTAGATTTAGATAAAATAAAATCGAGGAAAAATTTATTATTAAGACACTTTAATGAAGCATAAAACTATTAGCAAAACAAAAATCATAGCAACAGTTGGTCCAGCAAGTAATAATTACAATACTTTAGAAAAATTATTTTTAGCAGGCGTAAACACTTTTCGCTTAAATTTTTCTCATGGATCTCATGAAGACCACTTAAAAGTAATTCAAACCATTACTAAAATTAATACTACACACAATGCTCATATTGCAATACTAGCAGATTTACAAGGACCAAAGCTAAGAATTGGAGATATTGAAAATGGAAGTATTGAGTTAAAAACAGGTGCTACTATTAAAGTAACTACTAAAAAAGTATTAGGCAACAAAGAAAAAGTATCTGTAATATATAAGAAACTAATTTCAGATGTTGGCATTGATGAAGAAATTATTGTTGATGATGGAAAGATTGAATTAGTAGTAATTGAAAAAAATGACAAAGACACTATTACTTGTAAAGTAAGATTTGGAGGAACACTCTCTTCTAATAAAGGATTTAATTTACCAACGACCAAAGTCTCCGTTCCAAGTTTAACCAAAAAAGACAAAAAAGACTTAGCTTTTATTTTAACTCAACCAATAGATTGGCTCGCATTGAGTTTTGTTCGTTCGGCTCAAGATATTATATATTTAAAACAAATATTAAAAAATAAAAAATCACTAATAAAAGTAATTGCTAAAATAGAGAAACCAGAAGCGATACAAAACCTAGAAGCAATTATAAACGCAACAGATGCTGTAATGATTGCTCGTGGAGATTTAGCGGTAGAAGTGCCAATGGAAAAACTACCTATAATCCAAAAAGAAATAGTAAAAAACTGCATAACTAAAGGTAGACCAGTGATTATGGCAACGCAAGTAATGGAATCTATGATGGAAATGCCAAGACCAACAAGAGCAGAAATTACAGATGTTGCCAATGGTGTGTTTGATGGTGTAGATGCTATTATGTTAAGTGGAGAAACTGCAGTAGGTAAAAATCCAATAAATGTAATTAAGATAATTAAAAAAATAATACTTCAAACAGAACAACAAAACGAAATATATTATAAAAAATTATTACCAGACCAAAAATCAACAACATTTCTATCAGATGCTATTTGCTATAATGCTTGTAATATTGCTAAAGAAGTAGAAGCAAAAGCAATAAACGGAATGACTTATTCTGGATATACTGCTTTCATGCTAGCAAGTTATAGACCTAAATCAAACATATATATATTCACAAGCAATGAAATATTGTTAAAACAATTAGGAATGGTTTGGGGTGTAAAAGCATTTTTTTATGATAAATTTGTAACCACAGACGAAACCATTTCTGATGTAATCAACATCTTAAAACAAAACAAAAAAATTAAACAAGGCGATGTAATTATCAATACTGCAAGTATGCCAATTAAAGGACGAGGCAGAACCAATATGATAAAAATAAGCGTAGCAAAATAAATATAAAAACACAATATATGAATGTAAATGTAGAATTATTGGCAAAAATTTGTGAAGCTCCAGGAGCTCCAGGGTTTGAACAAAAAGTAAGAAACATTGTAAAAGAAGAGCTACAAGATAAAGTAGATGAAATTACTACAGATAACTTAGGCAGTGTTTACGCTGTAAAAAAAGGAAAAGACAGCTCTAAAAGAGTGATGATAGCTGCTCATATGGATGAAATTGGGTTTATTGTAAAATATATCGACGAAAATGGGTTTTTAAGATTTCACACACTTGGCGGATTTGATCCAAAAACACTTACTGCACAAAGAGTAATTGTGCATGGCAAAAAAGATTTAATAGGTGTAATGAGTAGTAAACCAATTCACATCATGACAGCAGAAGAAAGAGCAAAGCCAGCTCAAATTCAAGATTATTTTATTGATTTAGGATTGCCAAAAGAAGAAGTAGATGCTTTGATAGAAATTGGCAATCCAATTACAAGAGAAAGAACTTTAATTGAAATGGGCAACTGTGTAAATTGTAAATCTATAGACAATAGAGTAGCTGTTTACATTTTGATTGAAGCCATGAAAGCATTAAAAGATTGTCCGTATGATGTTTATGGTGTATTTACAGTACAAGAAGAAGTAGGTATTAGAGGTGCCAATGTAGCAGCACACAATATCAATCCAACATTTGGCTTTGGATTAGATACTACAATTGCTTACGATTTACCAGGAGCAAAACCAGATGAACAAGTTACTGCATTAGGAAAAGGTGTAGCAATAAAAATTATGGACGCTAGTACTATTTGCGATTATAGAATGGTACAATTTCAAAAAGAAGTAGCACAAAAAAACAATATCAAAACACAGTTAGAAGTATTGCCAATGGGTGGTACTGATACAGCAGGCATTCAAAGAATGGGAAAAACTGGAGCAATTGCAGGAGCAATTTCCATACCAACAAGACATTTACACCAAGTAATAGAAATGGCTCATAAAGATGATATTGCTGCAGCTATAGATTTACTAATAGCATGTTGCGAACAAATTGATGCTTACGATTGGAGTTTGAAGTGAATGAAAATAAGCTAAAAGTATAATAAAAAACGCTGTCTATAATAGACAGCGTTTTTGTTTTGTGGTACCTCCAGGAATCGAACCAGGGACACAAGGATTTTCAGTCCTTTGCTCTACCAACTGAGCTAAGGTACCAGTTGCGAGGTGCAAAGATAATTAAATTTTTATTTTACAACAAAAAACATGCTGTTTTCTATCAATAAATTTTCACATTACACTTTTTAACAATATATGTCTTTACATTTATGTTGCAATTAGTTATTTTTATAAAAAAATTACTATGAATAAAATAAAATTTATCACTTTAAGTGTACTATCTTTTCTCTTTTCTTATGCTGTATTTGCTCAAAACGAAGTAAAAGAAGCAACATATGATATTTCTAGGAAAGCAAAAAATGGATACTTAGGTGGCGTTGAAGCCAATCAGGAAACAAACACTTTCGATTTAGCTTATGTCTTGCCATCTGGTCAAAAAAAGGTAAAAATAGAAACCTATACCTATGATATTAATTTAGCACTGAAAGATACTAAACAAGAAGAATGGGATGTTGACAAAGTAAGACAACGATACAAGTGGTTTAATTATAGAGGCGATGTTTATTATACCAACGGATTAACTGCTTCTACAACTATGGGAGGAAAACTGGTCTTTAGAAAAAAACTAATTACTTGGAAATATAGATGGTGGTATGGAACTTATATTAAAAATGTTAAAATGTTAGATAAAGTAAAACCAACAAGCGATGCTGGCGAAAAATATTATTTTAGAGGTGGTGCTTACGAAGTAGACAGAGACAGTTCTATTTTAGTAATTGCAGGTAGACAAGATTCTCCAAAAGATGCTTTGGGTTCTTACTTACACTACGATTTAATTAAATGCGATAATCAGGTAAACATAACTGTTTTAGATAAGATAGATTTTACAACGCCACATGCTCCAATTTTTGCAGAACCATTAAAAGACGAAAATCATGCATTAAACAATGACGATTTACCTAGAGATTGGATTGTAGTTTTTGCACCACAAGGAAATGTAGACAAAAAAACAACTGCTGCACCAAATAAATTAGTATACTATAGAATTTCACCAGAAGGAAAAATAAAAGAAACAGTAACCTTTGATGCACCAAGCAATGGTTGGAGAATTTTACAAGCATATGAAAAAGATAATGAACTATTTTTCTACGGACCTTGTATTACAAAAGATATTTCTGGAACATATATAGATAAAATATATAAAATTTCATTAGTAGCAACAACCTCTGCAGACGAAGAAGATAAAGCTACAGAAAACACAAGTGCAAAATCTGGTGGCATGTTTAGTGGCTTAAAGAATTTGGGCAATACACTTGCAGGAAATAAAGATATGGGCGTTACACAAGACGCTATAGATGCTATGTTAGACGAAATGAATTTTACAGGTTTTGTATTGGGAAAATTAGTAAACGGAAAATTTCAGTTTATAAAAGAAACACCAGTTGCTGACTTTAATACTAAAGCAGTAAAACCAGCATCGCAAAAGAAAATAGTTGATTTTAATGGCAAACGATTTGAAACTTTTAATATTTATTTTACAAGTAATAATGATATTCTAATTAATGGACAAGATTTTAAAGTGGCTAAAGAGAAACCATTTGGTCCAGATTATAATGCAGGTTCAAGATTATATCAAGGTGTATATATGTTTCAGTTTGATGGACAAGGCAATCTAAAACATAACTATGGTGTATTCTTAGATCAAAAAGAAACTGCAGGATTTTTTAATCGTTCGCCACTTACTTCCGATATGTTTCCTGCTACAAGTTACTTAACAG
Coding sequences:
- the pyk gene encoding pyruvate kinase; its protein translation is MKHKTISKTKIIATVGPASNNYNTLEKLFLAGVNTFRLNFSHGSHEDHLKVIQTITKINTTHNAHIAILADLQGPKLRIGDIENGSIELKTGATIKVTTKKVLGNKEKVSVIYKKLISDVGIDEEIIVDDGKIELVVIEKNDKDTITCKVRFGGTLSSNKGFNLPTTKVSVPSLTKKDKKDLAFILTQPIDWLALSFVRSAQDIIYLKQILKNKKSLIKVIAKIEKPEAIQNLEAIINATDAVMIARGDLAVEVPMEKLPIIQKEIVKNCITKGRPVIMATQVMESMMEMPRPTRAEITDVANGVFDGVDAIMLSGETAVGKNPINVIKIIKKIILQTEQQNEIYYKKLLPDQKSTTFLSDAICYNACNIAKEVEAKAINGMTYSGYTAFMLASYRPKSNIYIFTSNEILLKQLGMVWGVKAFFYDKFVTTDETISDVINILKQNKKIKQGDVIINTASMPIKGRGRTNMIKISVAK
- a CDS encoding M42 family metallopeptidase, which encodes MNVNVELLAKICEAPGAPGFEQKVRNIVKEELQDKVDEITTDNLGSVYAVKKGKDSSKRVMIAAHMDEIGFIVKYIDENGFLRFHTLGGFDPKTLTAQRVIVHGKKDLIGVMSSKPIHIMTAEERAKPAQIQDYFIDLGLPKEEVDALIEIGNPITRERTLIEMGNCVNCKSIDNRVAVYILIEAMKALKDCPYDVYGVFTVQEEVGIRGANVAAHNINPTFGFGLDTTIAYDLPGAKPDEQVTALGKGVAIKIMDASTICDYRMVQFQKEVAQKNNIKTQLEVLPMGGTDTAGIQRMGKTGAIAGAISIPTRHLHQVIEMAHKDDIAAAIDLLIACCEQIDAYDWSLK